A region from the Vicia villosa cultivar HV-30 ecotype Madison, WI linkage group LG3, Vvil1.0, whole genome shotgun sequence genome encodes:
- the LOC131659498 gene encoding F-box/FBD/LRR-repeat protein At1g16930-like has product MKRKMVKGRKLKDRISDLPDPLLLHILSFLNIKQVIRTCILSPRWKNLWKYIPTLTLFTTAEISTEFVSRFLSLRDNSTDLYSLRFRTSNVTEPSLVETILNYAVSHKVQLLNVSIDCDIQHFPNCLLSCRSLTSLHLCFNHPTVYATTILFPSSLNMPLLTRLDLWLFAFRAGNDGRVDPFSALTNLKSLTMVYCKVAGAQNLCISSTKLVSLYINMSHYAPETYFGMELYAPNLCTFNFSGIPVQKLCWGKSNLSSIKRVSIDIIAFWKSKETSLVLLKWLNELANMESLMISSSALKVLSLVPNLLVELPSLGNLKSLKVEKRQISRMIPDGIVDILIQNSPSPKFVDLTFPSADLVAAMHVGIIRELRYNNRPIRNASTENGQELKPKI; this is encoded by the exons atgaaaagaaaaatggtgaaaggAAGGAAACTCAAAGACAGGATCAGTGATTTGCCTGATCCTCTATTGCTTCACATTCTCTCTTTTTTAAACATCAAACAAGTTATTCGCACTTGTATTCTCTCCCCAAGATGGAAGAATCTCTGGAAGTATATTCCCACTCTTACATTATTTACCACTGCCGAAATTTCCACCGAATTCGTCTCTCGATTCTTGTCTCTTCGCGATAACTCAACAGATCTTTACTCTCTAAGATTTCGCACTAGTAATGTCACGGAACCTAGCCTAGTCGAAACGATTCTAAATTATGCTGTTTCACACAAAGTCCAACTATTAAATGTCTCTATTGATTGTGATATTCAACACTTTCCAAATTGTTTATTATCGTGTCGTAGTTTAACCTCTCTTCATCTCTGTTTTAATCATCCTACCGTTTATGCTACAACCATACTGTTTCCTAGTTCTTTGAATATGCCACTATTAACCCGCTTGGATCTATGGCTCTTTGCCTTTAGGGCCGGCAATGATGGTCGTGTTGATCCATTTTCAGCATTAACCAATTTGAAAAGTTTGACAATGGTGTATTGTAAAGTTGCGGGTGCGCAAAACCTTTGCATTTCAAGTACCAAGCTTGTTAGTTTATACATAAACATGAGTCATTATGCCCCCGAAACCTATTTTGGAATGGAACTATATGCTCCAAATCTTTGTACCTTTAATTTTAGTGGTATTCCTGTTCAGaaactctgctggggaaagagcaATCTCTCTTCGATCAAACGAGTAAGTATTGATATAATAGcattttggaaatcaaaggaGACTTCATTAGTTCTACTCAAGTGGCTGAATGAACTTGCTAATATGGAATCGTTGATGATCTCTTCATCGGCTCTTAAG GTTCTTTCCTTAGTTCCGAATTTATTGGTTGAGCTTCCTTCCTTGGGTAACTTGAAGTCACTCAAGGTAGAAAAGAGACAAATTTCACGAATGATACCAGATGGAATAGTGGACATTTTGATTCAAAACTCGCCTTCACCAAAG TTTGTTGATCTTACTTTTCCTAGTGCTGATTTAGTTGCAGCTATGCATGTTGGAATCATAAGAGAGCTTAGGTATAATAACAGACCAATCCGTAATGCTTCGACTGAAAATGGACAGGAATTGAAACCAAAAATATAA